A portion of the Nitrospira defluvii genome contains these proteins:
- the iscX gene encoding Fe-S cluster assembly protein IscX gives MDLKWQNAEDIAIRLVEEHPHTDPLTVRFTDMHAWIVALPDFKDDPKKSNEKILESIQMAWHEEYQDSQS, from the coding sequence ATGGATCTCAAGTGGCAGAACGCAGAGGATATTGCAATCCGACTGGTTGAGGAACACCCACATACCGACCCGTTGACCGTGCGATTCACAGACATGCACGCCTGGATCGTCGCCCTTCCGGATTTCAAGGATGACCCCAAGAAATCCAACGAGAAGATCCTGGAATCCATTCAGATGGCCTGGCACGAGGAATATCAGGATTCACAATCCTGA